The following DNA comes from Lentibacillus sp. Marseille-P4043.
ATACACTATTTTTTATCCTTTATAAGCTTTTTGATAGAACACTTAAAAATCCGCATCACACAAGGGATCTTACTCTTCTTCCTCTCCTTCCAATTTTTGCTTCAATTCCACTCCTCTATCTTCTAAAACATCCCGCACATTATATTGACTTTTTACCAGTTCTCTTGAATACCGGTACGAAAGAATATCGCCTGATTTTATCGTTAATTCCAGCCTTGATAAAGAAACCTGCTTATCCTTCTTTTCTGATACGGCAGCAGCTTGTTCTATCTCATCCCAATCATAGAATTTCTCATCAATTGAAAATAGGTCGTTTTGATAAATACCTTCATTTGTAAAGTAATAATATTGATTCACACTTAAGTAAATAAAAATTAATCCCGGTATAAATCCAAGTAACGTACCAACCGTCTTGAGTCGTTTCTTTCCTCTTACCCTGGATTGATAATAAGCTAAGCCCCCGACAACAAGGCCTAAATAAAGAAATGCCACACCACCTATAATATAGCTAGATATCGGTGACTGGAAAAGCCAAATACCAGTGACCTGCTGATAAAAAAAGTCTTGTGCAATGGTAATGAACACAAATGGTGCAAAAAAGCTAGAAAATCCAAGGACAATTGCAATCGCTATCAAAATTGGCACCAAATCCTGTGAACGTTTTTTCTTTTTGGACATATGTATCCCCCTAGTATCTCACAATTAAGTTGTAAGATTTTTATGTACGGCGCTGGAAATACCGCAGCAGCCCTTCTGATAAAACATAAAACGATAGAATGGTGAACGTTATTGCAAGTGTTGCAAAAAAAGGAATCCATGGCGCTGTTCGGATTGTATGGGTGATATCCGTAAGTAAAATAGGCCAGGTATCGGATGTGTTGACAAAAGTCATTGCTCCGCTTTCCAGTTGTACAAACGCCTGCGATACAAATATGGAAACAAATCCAAGCTGCGCCAATAAAAATAGTGTCCGTCCAAGACCATTGCAAAAGTTAACAATGATTTGTCCAGAAATCTGCGGGTAATAGTACCGTCTGAACAATTGGAATGGTGAACAACCGACCATTACACCGGATTCCACGTAAGCTTTTTTTGATATAACGAGCAACTCTTCTTCAAAGATTTTGCCAACACGCCCTACCTCTACTAGTGCTATCACAAGAACAAGGAAAAACGGACGGGCTGAGGTAAATAGAATTGGCGGTAATAAAACGAGCAGCATCACAATAAAAATTGTTGGAACACCAGAAAGCAACTGATTCCATCCCGCCAAAAGCCCCCGGAAAAAGCGCACTCTATTCGCAGCAAATACCGCCAATGGGATCGCAATGATATAACGAATCAAACTAATAAAAAAGATCAATGCTAACGTCGCACCCGCCCCCATAGTGAGCAAGCTCAATAAATCCCTTCCTTCGCCATCCGTACCAAATGGAAATTCCCACGATGGACTGTAAGGGGGTATGACAGGCTTCTGATTATCATCTAATATGTATAAGATATCGCTCAAACTATCATCAACAAAGGGGAAATACCTGCCGAATATG
Coding sequences within:
- a CDS encoding ABC transporter permease, with amino-acid sequence MIRKWKRNPALVLGILMVTFLLTISIFGRYFPFVDDSLSDILYILDDNQKPVIPPYSPSWEFPFGTDGEGRDLLSLLTMGAGATLALIFFISLIRYIIAIPLAVFAANRVRFFRGLLAGWNQLLSGVPTIFIVMLLVLLPPILFTSARPFFLVLVIALVEVGRVGKIFEEELLVISKKAYVESGVMVGCSPFQLFRRYYYPQISGQIIVNFCNGLGRTLFLLAQLGFVSIFVSQAFVQLESGAMTFVNTSDTWPILLTDITHTIRTAPWIPFFATLAITFTILSFYVLSEGLLRYFQRRT